A single window of Hemibagrus wyckioides isolate EC202008001 linkage group LG28, SWU_Hwy_1.0, whole genome shotgun sequence DNA harbors:
- the las1l gene encoding ribosomal biogenesis protein LAS1L — protein MKKKRAEKRRHVVAWMNKAEWEQVVDYLHSREPALQTHALHRITAWKGRFGPSTPVAVESTANLVRCQILDRSGKLERDDLVLLYGLALTRFVNLILERKQGRVAKPLRRLASTMNIPEWIVNLRHEITHRRLPTLKWCRKGCEFVLNWLQQQYWSRQLSGLSDWNSSSEDEEDEEESTRRQEEEVMKRQKEIERHKRARELIISYEREQFQVFEDLLKQGSARGSWPNASADLSWILAQIQQLNMEARDAVINTLVQDGFLIPTAEQLDSLNIDPSEELLDPLAPCVPPEFLRFWLPLLKVVNSSSFINQLLEKLFTELATEPTNHRAYYTSAWISEILHCNGRNESKAFRRMRMMKERLFVNRIPLRWHELISVCVNAPCAATPFLLQQILMDMDKPLPLDTQRNLLRLCTIYTQSHLGSCSPSNPDSSHPVYTLESLQERVGGSNQSPHEARELPMAPPTQELQEQLSAETVQERNAALRGSAWSVCTDKVPWKQYPLGKVPGQTDDPSCLMVETYCTLTVFDQQVKGHGHYGNHSVPLQNRTASDGPLWTHNDITKLKAGLKLF, from the exons atgaagaagaagcgCGCGGAGAAACGTCGCCATGTTGTCGCCTGGATGAACAAAGCGGAGTGGGAGCAGGTGGTGGATTACCTGCACTCCCGCGAGCCCGCTTTACAGACGCACGCGCTGCATAGGATCACCGCGTGGAAGGGCAG gtttggaCCCAGTACCCCAGTGGCTGTAGAGAGCACGGCGAACCTGGTGCGCTGTCAGATTCTGGACCGGAGCGGGAAACTGGAGCGAGATGACTTGGTGCTGCTGTACGGCTTGGCCCtcaccag gtttgTTAATCTGATTTTGGAGCGAAAGCAGGGCCGTGTGGCCAAACCGCTGCGACGCCTCGCCAGCACT aTGAATATTCCAGAGTGGATTGTGAATCTGAGACACGAGATCACACACCGCAGACTTCCCACGCTCAAATGGTGCCGCAaag ggtgcGAGTTTGTGTTAAACTGGCTGCAGCAGCAGTACTGGTCTCGGCAGCTCAGCGGTCTGTCAGACTGGAACTCTTCatctgaggatgaggaggatgaagaagagagcACAAGAAGACAAGAGGAGGAAGTgatgaaaagacagaaagagattgagagacaca agagagcgagagagctgATCATCTCCTACGAACGAGAACAGTTCCag GTGTTTGAGGATTTGTTGAAGCAGGGCTCAGCGCGAGGTTCATGGCCCAATGCCAGTGCTGACCTCAGCTGGATCCTCGCACAGATACAACAACTCAACATGgaggccag aGATGCTGTGATCAATACATTAGTGCAGGACGGGTTTCTGATCCCGACTGCAGAGCAGCTGGACTCCCTGAACATTGACccttcag aggagCTGTTGGACCCGTTAGCCCCGTGTGTTCCTCCAGAGTTCCTCCGGTTCTGGTTGCCTCTGCTGAAGGTTGTGAACTCGAGCTCATTTATTAATCAGCTGCTGGAGAAGCTCTTCACTGAGCTGGCCACTGAACCGACCAATCACAGAGCGTATTACACTTCAGCCTGGATCTCTGAGATTCTCCACTGCAACGGCAGGA ATGAGTCAAAGGCCttcaggaggatgaggatgatgaaggagcGGTTGTTTGTTAACAGAATTCCGCTCCGATGGCATGAGCTCATATCCGTGTGTGTGAACGCACCGTGTGCTGCGACACCCTTCCTGCTGCaaca GATTTTGATGGACATGGATAAGCCCCTCCCCCTGGACACACAACGCAACTTGCTCCGCCTCTGCACCATCTACACTCAGAGTCACCTTGGCAGCTGTTCACCTAGCAACCCAGACTCCTCCCACCCTGTCTACACACTCGAGAGCCTGCAGGAGAGAGTGGGCGGGTCCAACCAATCACCCCACGAAGCCAGAGAATTGCCAATGGCTCCGCCCACACAGGAATTGCAGGAGCAGCTAAGTGCAGAAACAGTTCAGGAAAGAAATGCAGCTTTACGAGGGTcagcgtggagtgtgtgtacag aTAAGGTTCCCTGGAAGCAGTACCCTCTGGGGAAGGTTCCGGGTCAGACGGATGATCCGTCGTGTCTGATGGTGGAGACGTACTGCACACTGACGGTGTTCGACCAGCAGGTCAAAGGTCACGGTCACTATGGTAACCACAG tgtgcctCTTCAGAACAGAACCGCATCAGATGGACCTCTGTGGACTCACAATGACATCACCAAGCTCAAAGCTGGACTAAAACtcttctaa
- the zc3h12b gene encoding probable ribonuclease ZC3H12B isoform X1 codes for MVLELAAPASAGPLLQRSIPHIERVFRVRVSCSAADTHTHTHTHTDTDSASDTDPDPRSEPETGGGVVVIIQDGTEEDCSRAKDYIVSLISPAQRHHERLTLWLQRRLREPESSEAREHAPELMEDEEGEEEGSSSESEGERRIAGRGHGGAGGGRGRKPELVMATKPHRQLCRSPCLDRPSFSQSSTLQELRADDSLATPTSSSLTPPTSSLGHTPSDRDYQSKMEFALKLGYSGEQVEAVLSKLGPSALTNDVLAELVRLGNKGEIETQTQTQTSTGLTPTGLTLTPRGSGAKEAVSPEASLEEETNDTYDNLRPIVIDGSNVAMSHGNKEVFSCLGIQLAVDWFLERGHKDITVFVPAWRKEQSRPDAPITDQEILRKLEKEKILVFTPSRRVQGRRVVCYDDRFIVKLACDSDGIIVSNDNYRDLQNEKPEWKKFIEERLLMYSFVNDKFMPPDDPLGRHGPSLENFLRKRPVVPEHKKQPCPYGKKCTYGHKCKYYHPERAAQPIRSVADELRAFAKLSAVKTMSEGALAKCSMSGATAKGDCSEVKRVAPKRQSDPSIRSVGCEQEERLCPARKAEASSVPSLVTALSVPTMPPTKSHAAGALNTRSASSPVPGSLHFTHSSLEHAGSIQYPPILVTNSQGASVAYSEPFPKYDSVVSDHGYYSMLSDFSTMSLGSMQDSFCSLEQPDPVGVGGGYPGRASSICPESGRSHSSDSFSSYGGEMYSMEGSLDDGMKVPPSVQSQVQSQVQSRLQAFAHGFHHEALTRVQSYGTDEPKPGPRKQSSAHLVPHAQHPVVGARSSCPGDYPPLPQNVLPSSGPAQPGRSLGMTRMDSISDSRLYESNPLRQRRPPLCREQHASWDPLPCGNEPYGYGGYGLTGGLMPCCERVMVRSMPEKMEQIWRSPWDTPPGPHGPVEPQERHPIPEHQYQTYRNLCNIFPAYVVHSVMEKNPHMTDPQQLAAVIVTKLRSSH; via the exons gactACATCGTGTCTCTGATCTCTCCGGCGCAGAGACATCATGAGCGTTTGACCCTGTGGCTCCAGCGTCGTCTTCGTGAGCCGGAGAGCTCCGAGGCCCGAGAGCATGCGCCCGAGCTGATGGAGGACgaggaaggagaggaagaagggAGTAGCTCGGAGAGCGAAGGAGAGAGACGGATTGCAGGAAGAGGACacggaggagcaggaggaggaagaggaaggaaacCCGAGCTGGTGATGGCGACTAAACCTCACCGCCAGTTATGTCGCTCTCCGTGTCTGGACCGTCCGAGTTTCAGCCAGAGCAGCACGCTACAGGAACTGCGCGCTGATGATTCTCTGGCCACTCCCACTTCCTCATCACTGACACCACCCACCTCCTCATTGGGCCACACCCCTTCAGATCGGGACTACCAGAGTAAAATGGAGTTTGCGCTGAAGCTAGGCTACTCCGGCGAGCAGGTGGAGGCTGTGCTGAGCAAACTGGGACCGAGCGCACTTACTAATGACGTCCTGGCTGAACTCGTACGTCTCGGGAATAAAGGAGAAATCGAAACACAAACGCAGACACAAACGTCCACAGGACTAACGCCAACGGGGTTAACGCTAACCCCACGCGGCTCTGGAGCGAAAGAGGCCGTGAGTCCTGAAGCGTCACTCGAGGAGGAGACAAACGACACGTACGATAACCTCCGACCCATCGTTATAGACGGATCCAACGTAGCCATGAG CCATGGAAACAAAGAGGTTTTCTCATGCCTGGGCATCCAGTTGGCGGTCGACTGGTTCCTGGAGCGAGGACACAAAGACATCACAGTGTTCGTACCGGCGTGGAGGAAAGAACAGTCCCGACCCGACGCACCTATAACAG ATCAGGAAATCCTTAGGAagctggagaaagagaagatCCTCGTCTTCACTCCTTCACGTCGAGTCCAGGGACGACGGGTTGTTTGTTACGACGACCGCTTTATCGTTAAATTGGCATGCGATTCAGATGGCATCATCGTGTCGAATGATAACTATCGAGATCTTCAGAATGAAAAACCAGAGTGGAAAAAGTTTATCGAGGAACGGCTTCTCATGTACAGTTTTGTCAATGACAA GTTTATGCCACCGGATGACCCGCTAGGCCGACATGGCCCAAGCCTGGAAAACTTCCTCCGCAAGCGACCTGTCGTCCCGGAGCACAAAAAGCAGCCATGTCCTTATG GTAAAAAGTGCACATATGGTCACAAGTGCAAGTACTACCACCCAGAGAGAGCAGCGCAGCCTATACGATCTGTCGCAGACGAACTCCGGGCTTTCGCCAAGCTGTCTGCTGTCAAGACCATGAGCGAAGGTGCTCTCGCAAAATGCAGCATGTCTGGTGCCACTGCAAAAGGAGATTGTTCTGAGGTAAAACGAGTGGCACCAAAACGTCAGTCGGACCCGAGCATCCGTTCCGTGGGCTGCGAGCAGGAGGAGCGGCTCTGTCCGGCTCGGAAAGCTGAAGCTAGCTCGGTTCCATCTTTAGTGACGGCTCTTAGCGTCCCGACCATGCCACCGACAAAAAGCCATGCAGCCGGGGCATTGAACACTCGTTCCGCTAGTAGCCCGGTACCGGggtcacttcacttcacacacagctCGCTAGAACATGCTGGAAGCATCCAATATCCTCCGATCTTGGTCACCAACAGCCAGGGTGCCTCCGTGGCATACAGTGAACCTTTTCCCAAATACGATTCTGTAGTTAGTGACCATGGGTATTATTCAATGCTGAGCGATTTCTCCACCATGAGCTTAGGAAGCATGCAAGACAGCTTCTGTAGCTTAGAACAGCCAGATCCGGTCGGAGTTGGAGGAGGATATCCTGGTCGAGCTTCCAGCATTTGTCCTGAATCTGGACGCAGCCACTCTTCAGACTCGTTCTCCTCCTACGGTGGAGAGATGTACTCCATGGAAGGTAGCTTGGATGATGGGATGAAGGTTCCACCATCAGTGCAATCCCAAGTGCAATCACAAGTACAGTCCCGCTTGCAAGCATTTGCTCATGGGTTTCACCATGAGGCTTTGACGAGAGTCCAAAGTTATGGCACGGATGAACCCAAACCGGGGCCACGCAAACAATCCTCGGCCCACCTCGTGCCTCACGCACAGCACCCAGTGGTTGGAGCGCGATCCAGTTGCCCGGGTGACTATCCTCCACTTCCCCAGAACGTGTTGCCTTCGTCTGGCCCTGCTCAGCCAGGCCGATCCTTGGGAATGACACGAATGGACAGCATTTCAGATTCCCGCCTTTATGAAAGTAACCCCCTCCGGCAGCGCCGGCCCCCTCTGTGTCGAGAGCAACATGCCAGCTGGGATCCCTTACCGTGTGGGAACGAGCCTTACGGGTACGGAGGTTACGGATTGACGGGAGGACTCATGCCTTGCTGCGAACGAGTGATGGTTCGGAGTATGCCGGAAAAGATGGAACAGATTTGGAGGTCACCGTGGGATACGCCCCCAGGACCTCACGGACCGGTGGAACCGCAAGAGCGCCATCCGATCCCTGAACATCAGTACCAGACTTACCGAAACCTCTGCAATATCTTCCCAGCATACGTAGTCCACTCGGTCATGGAGAAGAATCCTCATATGACGGATCCTCAGCAGCTAGCTGCAGTTATCGTAACGAAACTAAGGTCCTCTCATTGA
- the zc3h12b gene encoding probable ribonuclease ZC3H12B isoform X2 yields the protein MEDEEGEEEGSSSESEGERRIAGRGHGGAGGGRGRKPELVMATKPHRQLCRSPCLDRPSFSQSSTLQELRADDSLATPTSSSLTPPTSSLGHTPSDRDYQSKMEFALKLGYSGEQVEAVLSKLGPSALTNDVLAELVRLGNKGEIETQTQTQTSTGLTPTGLTLTPRGSGAKEAVSPEASLEEETNDTYDNLRPIVIDGSNVAMSHGNKEVFSCLGIQLAVDWFLERGHKDITVFVPAWRKEQSRPDAPITDQEILRKLEKEKILVFTPSRRVQGRRVVCYDDRFIVKLACDSDGIIVSNDNYRDLQNEKPEWKKFIEERLLMYSFVNDKFMPPDDPLGRHGPSLENFLRKRPVVPEHKKQPCPYGKKCTYGHKCKYYHPERAAQPIRSVADELRAFAKLSAVKTMSEGALAKCSMSGATAKGDCSEVKRVAPKRQSDPSIRSVGCEQEERLCPARKAEASSVPSLVTALSVPTMPPTKSHAAGALNTRSASSPVPGSLHFTHSSLEHAGSIQYPPILVTNSQGASVAYSEPFPKYDSVVSDHGYYSMLSDFSTMSLGSMQDSFCSLEQPDPVGVGGGYPGRASSICPESGRSHSSDSFSSYGGEMYSMEGSLDDGMKVPPSVQSQVQSQVQSRLQAFAHGFHHEALTRVQSYGTDEPKPGPRKQSSAHLVPHAQHPVVGARSSCPGDYPPLPQNVLPSSGPAQPGRSLGMTRMDSISDSRLYESNPLRQRRPPLCREQHASWDPLPCGNEPYGYGGYGLTGGLMPCCERVMVRSMPEKMEQIWRSPWDTPPGPHGPVEPQERHPIPEHQYQTYRNLCNIFPAYVVHSVMEKNPHMTDPQQLAAVIVTKLRSSH from the exons ATGGAGGACgaggaaggagaggaagaagggAGTAGCTCGGAGAGCGAAGGAGAGAGACGGATTGCAGGAAGAGGACacggaggagcaggaggaggaagaggaaggaaacCCGAGCTGGTGATGGCGACTAAACCTCACCGCCAGTTATGTCGCTCTCCGTGTCTGGACCGTCCGAGTTTCAGCCAGAGCAGCACGCTACAGGAACTGCGCGCTGATGATTCTCTGGCCACTCCCACTTCCTCATCACTGACACCACCCACCTCCTCATTGGGCCACACCCCTTCAGATCGGGACTACCAGAGTAAAATGGAGTTTGCGCTGAAGCTAGGCTACTCCGGCGAGCAGGTGGAGGCTGTGCTGAGCAAACTGGGACCGAGCGCACTTACTAATGACGTCCTGGCTGAACTCGTACGTCTCGGGAATAAAGGAGAAATCGAAACACAAACGCAGACACAAACGTCCACAGGACTAACGCCAACGGGGTTAACGCTAACCCCACGCGGCTCTGGAGCGAAAGAGGCCGTGAGTCCTGAAGCGTCACTCGAGGAGGAGACAAACGACACGTACGATAACCTCCGACCCATCGTTATAGACGGATCCAACGTAGCCATGAG CCATGGAAACAAAGAGGTTTTCTCATGCCTGGGCATCCAGTTGGCGGTCGACTGGTTCCTGGAGCGAGGACACAAAGACATCACAGTGTTCGTACCGGCGTGGAGGAAAGAACAGTCCCGACCCGACGCACCTATAACAG ATCAGGAAATCCTTAGGAagctggagaaagagaagatCCTCGTCTTCACTCCTTCACGTCGAGTCCAGGGACGACGGGTTGTTTGTTACGACGACCGCTTTATCGTTAAATTGGCATGCGATTCAGATGGCATCATCGTGTCGAATGATAACTATCGAGATCTTCAGAATGAAAAACCAGAGTGGAAAAAGTTTATCGAGGAACGGCTTCTCATGTACAGTTTTGTCAATGACAA GTTTATGCCACCGGATGACCCGCTAGGCCGACATGGCCCAAGCCTGGAAAACTTCCTCCGCAAGCGACCTGTCGTCCCGGAGCACAAAAAGCAGCCATGTCCTTATG GTAAAAAGTGCACATATGGTCACAAGTGCAAGTACTACCACCCAGAGAGAGCAGCGCAGCCTATACGATCTGTCGCAGACGAACTCCGGGCTTTCGCCAAGCTGTCTGCTGTCAAGACCATGAGCGAAGGTGCTCTCGCAAAATGCAGCATGTCTGGTGCCACTGCAAAAGGAGATTGTTCTGAGGTAAAACGAGTGGCACCAAAACGTCAGTCGGACCCGAGCATCCGTTCCGTGGGCTGCGAGCAGGAGGAGCGGCTCTGTCCGGCTCGGAAAGCTGAAGCTAGCTCGGTTCCATCTTTAGTGACGGCTCTTAGCGTCCCGACCATGCCACCGACAAAAAGCCATGCAGCCGGGGCATTGAACACTCGTTCCGCTAGTAGCCCGGTACCGGggtcacttcacttcacacacagctCGCTAGAACATGCTGGAAGCATCCAATATCCTCCGATCTTGGTCACCAACAGCCAGGGTGCCTCCGTGGCATACAGTGAACCTTTTCCCAAATACGATTCTGTAGTTAGTGACCATGGGTATTATTCAATGCTGAGCGATTTCTCCACCATGAGCTTAGGAAGCATGCAAGACAGCTTCTGTAGCTTAGAACAGCCAGATCCGGTCGGAGTTGGAGGAGGATATCCTGGTCGAGCTTCCAGCATTTGTCCTGAATCTGGACGCAGCCACTCTTCAGACTCGTTCTCCTCCTACGGTGGAGAGATGTACTCCATGGAAGGTAGCTTGGATGATGGGATGAAGGTTCCACCATCAGTGCAATCCCAAGTGCAATCACAAGTACAGTCCCGCTTGCAAGCATTTGCTCATGGGTTTCACCATGAGGCTTTGACGAGAGTCCAAAGTTATGGCACGGATGAACCCAAACCGGGGCCACGCAAACAATCCTCGGCCCACCTCGTGCCTCACGCACAGCACCCAGTGGTTGGAGCGCGATCCAGTTGCCCGGGTGACTATCCTCCACTTCCCCAGAACGTGTTGCCTTCGTCTGGCCCTGCTCAGCCAGGCCGATCCTTGGGAATGACACGAATGGACAGCATTTCAGATTCCCGCCTTTATGAAAGTAACCCCCTCCGGCAGCGCCGGCCCCCTCTGTGTCGAGAGCAACATGCCAGCTGGGATCCCTTACCGTGTGGGAACGAGCCTTACGGGTACGGAGGTTACGGATTGACGGGAGGACTCATGCCTTGCTGCGAACGAGTGATGGTTCGGAGTATGCCGGAAAAGATGGAACAGATTTGGAGGTCACCGTGGGATACGCCCCCAGGACCTCACGGACCGGTGGAACCGCAAGAGCGCCATCCGATCCCTGAACATCAGTACCAGACTTACCGAAACCTCTGCAATATCTTCCCAGCATACGTAGTCCACTCGGTCATGGAGAAGAATCCTCATATGACGGATCCTCAGCAGCTAGCTGCAGTTATCGTAACGAAACTAAGGTCCTCTCATTGA